In a genomic window of Wyeomyia smithii strain HCP4-BCI-WySm-NY-G18 chromosome 1, ASM2978416v1, whole genome shotgun sequence:
- the LOC129716919 gene encoding uncharacterized protein LOC129716919, translating into MASNVNLTTSFYNSLPPSHRKLYKSYAQTVKKLSAQCIRNDFLRRCKKFGLHPTPIQNTFRCINGLLEDASPYRGKLEKAMDRFKRTILNVEISDSSHKIKTLEKTKATLTSKITQVSPSNTYTHFFERQETFFQRKCRSLQITTSRKFQRLYKRVEIVKANKLKVNDSWVKNITDVVIPQETMVLLGYGPKFALPLENNQEIPYFKIIADLESILQSERDESLQMVCRNQYINIIQIHMNRLTNGGHTSPPDTINRFLIEAFHVSKKFIRENPDLCVVTSDKGNKTVIMKREDYESKMRALIDDIDTYERIDADWTSKIQTKNDTLVKSLFDQKMIDQPTKNRLTTYNATCPKIYGLPKIHEDGNPLRVILSCINCPTYDLSKYLASILHNSIDHEKYNVRNSYEFCTFINNVTLPSNYVLVSFDVVSLFTCIPRDLVVQAVRNNWNLIEKNTTIKDQNVFIMLIEFNISSSYFTFRGAYYRQKEGTAMGNPLSPGLADLIYQPKHE; encoded by the exons ATGGCGTCGAACGTAAACCTTACCACTTCGTTCTACAACAGTTTACCACCATCACACCGAAAACTGTACAAAAGCTACGCCCAGACGGTAAAAAAGCTGAGCGCCCAATGCATAAGGAACGATTTTCTCCGACGATGTAAAAAGTTTGGCTTACACCCCACACCCATACAAAACACCTTCCGCTGCATAAACGGATTATTAGAGGATGCCAGTCCATACAGAGGGAAGCTGGAGAAGGCGATGGACCGTTTCAAACGCACTATCCTGAACGTCGAAATCAGCGATAGTTCTCACAAAATCAAAACGCTAGAGAAAACGAAAGCTACCCTCACGAGCAAAATCACGCAAGTATCCCCCtctaacacatacacacatttcTTCGAGCGCCAGGAAACATTCTTTCAAAGAAAATGTCGATCGTTGCAGATTACGACAAGCCGCAAATTTCAACGTCTCTACAAAAGAGTTGAAATTGTAAAAGCAAACAAACTCAAAGTGAACGATTCTTGGGTTAAAAACATCACAGATGTTGTTATTCCCCAAGAAACGATGGTTCTTTTGGGCTATGGTCCCAAGTTCGCCTTGCCGTtggaaaataatcaagaaattccATATTTCAAGATTATCGCGGACTTGGAATCAATTCTACAGTCCGAACGAGATGAGAGTTTGCAAATGGTTTGTCGCAATCAGTACATCAACATAATTCAAATTCATATGAACAGGCTAACGAACGGTGGTCATACATCACCACCAGACACTATCAATCGTTTTTTGATCGAAGCATTTCATGTCAGCAAAAAGTTCATCCGAGAAAATCCAGACTTATGTGTTGTAACCTCCGATAAGGGTaataaaacagttataatgAAGAGAGAAGATTATGAGTCAAAAATGAGAGCCCTTATTGACGACATCGACACATACGAAAGGATCGACGCGGATTGGACAAgcaaaattcaaacgaaaaacgATACGCTGGTGAAATCACTATTCGACCAAAAAATGATTGATCAACCCACCAAGAATCGGCTAACTACATACAACGCGACTTGCCCTAAAATTTATGGACTACCTAAGATTCATGAAGACGGCAATCCACTGAGGGTCATACTGTCATGCATAAACTGCCCAACATATGATCTCTCAAAATACCTTGCTAGCATTCTGCATAATTCGATAGACCACGAGAAATATAACGTACGCAACTCATATGAGTTCTGTACGTTTATTAACAACGTCACACTTCCCTCCAACTATGTATTGGTATCGTTTGATGTGGTAAGCCTGTTCACTTGCATACCGAGAGACTTGGTGGTACAAGCGGTGAGAAATAACTGGAACTTGATCGAGAAAAATACGACGATCAAAGATCAAAATGTTTTTATCATGCTCATTGAGTTTAACATCTCGTCCAGTTATTTCACCTTCCGTGGGGCCTATTACCGGCAAAAGGAGGGGACAGCCATGGGGAATCCTTTGTCACCTGGTTTAGCTGATCTT ATTTATCAACCAAAGCACGAATAA